TTCGTCAATAAAACTCATCATAGATTACTATTGACTCGCTTTATTTCCTCGTCTTATCCAAAATTTCCTCGCTATTACTAAAACGAGTGTCTTCTGAATCTTTTATACAGATGCTACTCTGTATTCCTTTAGCTCATCGCTAAATTTATTTAAATAGAATAAATTCTATTCAAAAGAATTGCTGGTTCTTTAATTCTCTGTTTAATTTTCAAAGTTCAATTGTGCGCTGCACTCAGACAGCTTATTTATAATATCATTTTCATCAAGTTTTGTCAACATCTTTTAAAATTTTTTTATTTTTAAAAACGACAAACTTGCGACAACGAATAATATTTTACCACATACAATTATAATGTCAATAGTTTTTTATATTAATAAGTTATTGACCATATCTATATATTAATTCTCTTTTAAAAACACAGTGAATTCAGTACCCTCACCCTCTTTACTTTTCACATTACAAACTCCATCATGTAACTTTATTATGTCATTAGCTATAGCCATTCCTAATCCGGAACCTTTTGAATTTGAAGTTGTATTTGTTCCTCTATAATATCTTTCAAATATGTGATCAATATCTTTTTCTGGTATTCCTTTTCCATTATCCTTTATACCTACTTTAATAAATTCCTCACTCTTTTCTACAAATATCTCTATTATAGAATTATTATCATTATACATTAAGAAATTAGTAATAATATTTACAAATGCCCTTTTCATCATAAGTTCATCTATATTAATAACTATATTTTCATCTATATTAGAAATTTTCACATTTCTATCCTTAAATTCTGGTGATGAATGCAGCGTATATATTATATTATTTAACCACTTGCTAAAATAAACTTTTTTCTTATTTATAGTGATACAATTATTTCTAAGCTTATAACTAAAATTCAAATCATTTATAAGTTCTTCCATATATAATGCTTTATCATATATTATACCTGCATAATCTATAATTTCATCTTTTGCAAATTCATAGTCATCATCTTTAAGTATCTCTGAAAAGCCCTTTATTGATGATAATGGTGTTTTCATGTCATGACTTATAGATGAAATCCATTGATCTCTTAACTGATCTATTTTCTTTTTTCTATCCCTATTATCCATTAAAACTTTAGATAGGACATTTAAATTTTTAAATACATACTTATATATACCTTTTTCTTTTTCATTAATTTTATAATTACCACTAGATAATTTCTCTATGTAAATGAGTACTTTTTCAAGAGGTTTACCAATTTTACGCGCAAAATAAACATATCCAAATATTAAAATTATTATTAAATTAATAGCTAATATTATTAAAATGCCTCCACCGATTATTTCTTTTAAATTATGAGGATTATATTCTAAATTATATTTAGCAATTTTATTTATAGGGAATCCAATAAAATAAGAAAATTTATTTTGACCTTCAAAGCTTTTTTCTCCAATAAACAACGTGGAATTAACAGTATCATATTTATAAACATGTACAAATTCTATTGGACTATACTTTATAGGAACGTTTTTAGGTTTTTTATATGAATATTCCTCTTCTAATTTATTGTCCACAATTTGAATCCATGCATTCTGTTCTTTTAATATATTCTTTCCTCTTTCATCTATATATGGTTTAGCATCTTTTACTTTTATATATTTTCCTATATCATTTGTAAACTGAGCTGGATCCTGAGTTAATGTTGGTCTATATTCCGTTAATCTTATCATTGTCAACATATCTACAATAAAAATTATTACAAGAATTAATACTATACTTTTTGTAAATAAGCTAGTGATTTTTATATAGCTGGATGATTTTCTTCTCATAGTTTTCCCCTTCTTAAAACTTCATTTTATACCCTAATCCTTTAACTGTTAAAATATACTTAGGATTAGAGGGATCATCTTCTAACTTTTGCCTTAGCTTTCTTATATGTACCATTATAGTATTATCATAGCCAACATAATCATCTTGCCAAACTTCATTAACTATCTTTTCTTTAGATAATATTATATTTTTATTCTTAACTAAATACTTTAATAATAAAAGCTCTTTTGCTCTTAAAAGAACGCTCTCACCATTTTTTATAATTTCACCCTTTTCGAAATCTATTGTGAAATCATCCGTTTTTATTATGTCTTCCCTATTTATTAATGATTTCCTTACCATTTCAATTCTTTTAAGATGTGCTTTAACTCTAAGAGCTACTTCTTTAGGTGAGAATGGTTTTGTTATATAATCATCAGCTCCAAGTCCTAATCCTATTATCTTATCTGTATCTTCGCTTTTGGCTGATAAAAACATTATTGGAACCGCATCAAAGTTTCTTATTTGTCTAAAAACCTCAAAGCCATCTATATCTGGAAGCATTATATCTAAAATAATAATTTCTGGTGCGTTATCCTTACACTTTTTTACCCCATCGCTTCCCGTTACACTTGTTATTACATTATTAAATCCTTCTTTTTTAAGTACTGTTTCTAACAATTTTAAAATACTTTCCTCATCATCTATAAGAAGTATTTTGCTGTCCATTATATTTTTCATGATTAGCACCTCCCTAAACATGATAATATACTTTTCTTATCCATTTCAATCTAATAATCAATATTTAAGGTTTAGTTAAGGTTCAGATTAAACACAGATAAGCTTAGCATATTACAATTTAAACATAGTCAAGTTAATCACTTTTGAAATTAATGTATAGGAGAGATATAAATGAAAAATTATGTTGTTGAAGTTAATAATTTAAGTAAAACTTATAGAGGTTTTAATACTGTAAATAATATAAATTTAAATATTAAAGAAGGAAGAATTTATGGCTTTCTTGGACCAAATGGAGCTGGAAAATCAACTACTATAAGAATGATTTTAGGCCTTATTAAAAGTTCTTCTGGAAGCATAAAAGTTTTTGGAAAGAACCTTAAAGAAAGCAGATCAGAAATATTAAAAAATGTTGGTGCTTTAGTGGAATCCCCTTCATATTATGGACACTTAAATGCTTATGAGAATTTAAAAATATGGGCAACAATTAAAAATGTTGATAAGAATAGTATTAATGATGTTCTAAGATTAGTTAATCTTTATGAGCATCGAAAGAAAAAAGTAAGTAAATTTTCTCTTGGTATGAAACAACGCCTTGGAATAGCACAAGCCTTAATTGGTGATCCAGAACTTATAATACTTGATGAACCTACTAATGGACTTGATCCAATGGGCATAAAAGAAATCAGAAATCTTATAGTAGACTTAGCTAAAAAGCATAATAAAACTATAATTATAAGCTCACATATACTAAGTGAAATGGAACTTATGGTTGATGATGTAGGAATAATTAATAAGGGTAATCTTCTCTACGAAGGCTCACTTGTAAATTTAAAATCTAAATATAGCTCAGATATGAAACTTGAAGACATATTCTTAGAATTAGTAGGAGGTAACTAAATGGAATCATTTGTTTGTTTAAAATTAGAATTTATGAAATTTAGGAAAAGCTTTATAAAATTTTTGTTTATTTTTCCCGCAGTATTATCTGCTGCTATGTTAACTATAGGTCTTTATTTTAGAAAAAACAGTTTTATTTCTTACGGTGGCTTAAAAGATAGTTTCTCAGGAGTACTACTGGCAAATAACTCTATCCTTGCTTGGAATATTATACTTCTTTTATTTGTAATAGCTATGAGTATTTCTTTATTTTATATTGAAACTGCTAATGATTCCTTAACTTCTATTTGTTCAAGTAATCTTAAAAGAGGCAGTATATATCTTGGAAAATGGATGTTCCTATTTATATCTACAATATTAATGATTTCTATCGGTATATTTATTTTAATTATTGATGCAAAAATATTTGGAATACCAATCGTTTTAGATAATGGTGTAATTATGAAATATATATGTTTTGAGTTATTTTTCTCTTTAGGTTTAGTAAGTTTTCAACTATTTTTAATATCTATTTTAAAGGACATTACAACCTCTACTATTGTTTCTCTTTTGGCAGCAGTTGGATTCAATGCTGTTCATATAGGCAAAGGCATAGTACCTTATATACCATATTTATATTATTCTAATTCAACGCCATTTAGTGATACCAATATTTTAAGACAATCACTTATTACTTCTTTAATTTATTTCGTTGTATTTTTAGTAATTGGTGTTGTAACCTTCAATTTTAAAGACATAAGGGAGTGATTAGTTTATGTGTAAACTTGTTAAATGTGAATTATTAAAATTAAAATCTATGCTTGGTGTAATTTTAGCGTTTTTATTTCCACTAATACTTGTAGCTATGGGACTTTTGAATGTATACAATGGAACTGTTAAACTTTCTGGTGTGAATGAGATGTGGAATGCTATTTATGTACAAAGTTCTTCATTATATGGTGGAATTCTATTTCCTGTGTTTCTTTCAGCCTTAATCTCCCTTCAATGGAGAGTTGAGTTTAAAAATAATAGCATAAACAATCTTTTAATTACAGATAAATCACATAAAGATATTTATTTAAGTAAACTATTTACTACTTTTATAATAGCTACTGTTAATATACTCTTATATATTATAATTATATTTGTATCTGTAAAAGTACTTCTTCCTAAAGAATCTGTGAAAGCTTTTATATTTTATGCTCCTGTTGTCGGACTTTTATTTTCTCTTCCACTTATATGCCTCCAACATTTATTAAGCATGAATTTTAAAAACTTTGCACTTCCACTTATAGTAGGTATTGTTTTAAGTTTTCCTAATTTCGTAATAAGTTGCTACGGTTTTTCTAAATTCATTCCCTATTCTTATATCTGTAAAGGTATGTTCTTCAATGTAAAAAACTCTTTGAATGTTAAGTGTGAAGCTTATATATTTATAATTACAGCATTACTGTTTATACTTTTAATCTTTGCAGGAACAAAACTTTTTAAAAACAAAGAATTTCATTAAATGATATTTTTAAAGTAATCAAATTATCCACAAATACGTTTTAATCTTAAACATATTTGTGGATAATTCGCTTTTTATATTTATTTTTGTGCATAACTTTATTATTTGTCCTTTGGCATTAATACGGATCTCATAACTGCATTATCACCATACTTCTTCCTTATAGCATCTAAAGTTTTATCTAGCATTTCATTCTTAGGATTAATTTCTTCATCAAACATTGAAATTTGAATATTACTACTGCTGCATAACCCTGAAAGTTGAACTCCTAAAAGTCTTATTGGTTCTTTTCCCCACATTTCAGAAAATATTTTACTTGCATAAAGTATTATATCCTTAGTACTATTAATTGAATTTTTAAATGTTTTTTGATGAGAATAATTTCTAAAGTCACTAGTTCTTATACTAACAGCTATAGATGTACAATACTTATTTTGCTCCCTAAGTCTTTTACCCAAATTTTCACACAAAGATATAAGAATGTTGTGAATTTCTTCTATTTTAGTCAAATCATTAGATAACGTTGTTTCATTGCTTATACATTTTATTTCATCCCTATATCTACTTATATCTGAATTATCTATACCATTTGCATACTCCCATACTATTTTTCCATGACTCTTAAACTTCGCTTTAAGAATATTAGCATCATATGCGGCAAGTTCTCCAATAGTTTTTATATGAAGCTCATTTAACTTTTTCTTCATGCTCTTTCCAACCATAAATAATTCACCTACTGGCAGTGGCCACATCTTCTTTTTAATTTCATAGTCATAAAGAGTATTTACTTTGTCAGGTTTATTAAGCTCTGATGCCATTTTAGCTAGTAACCTATTTGTTGATACTCCAACATTAACTGTAAACCCAAGCTCATTTTTTATTCTTTCTCTAACTATATTTGCAAATTCTACATCTTCCATTCCTCTTAAATCGTTGGTTACATCCATAAAACATTCATCAATAGAATACTTCTCTATATGTGGAGTAAATCTCTTAATTAAATTCATCATATTCTCACTAGAGCGCCTATAAATTTCAAAACGCGGTGGAAATACAAGAATATTGGGGCATTTTTTTCTTGCCTGATAAAGACTTTCTCCTGTTACTATACCGTATTTTTTAGCTGGAGTAGATTTTGCAAGAACAACACCATGTCTTGATTTCTCATCTCCACCTATAACAGAAGGTACTTTTCTTATATCAACTTTTTCTCCATTTTTAATTTTTTCTACAGCAGTCCAAGAAAGAAATGCTGAGTTCACATCAACATGGAAAATCACCTTACTCATCTAAATAAACCTCGCAAAATAAATTTATACTATACTTTCTAATACTGTTGCTGTTGTAATAATTTATTTATAATAATCCATCATAGCATATATCTAAAGTTCACTAACAGCTTCACTTAATACTTTAGCAATATCATCACTAATAATAAGATTGGCCTTATTATCAGCTGATGTTGTACTTTTATTAATAAGCACAAGATTTTTTCCTTTAAAATAATTAATAAGCCCAGCAGCAGGATAAACAACTAGTGAAGTTCCACCAATAATCAAAGTGTCAGCATTGGATATTGCATTAACTGCACCATTAATAATATTATTATCCAATCCTTCTTCATAAAGAACAACATCTGGTTTAACTTTTCCTCCACACTTAGGACAAGTAGGTACTCCTTCTGATTGTAATATAAATTTCTCATTATAAAAAGCATTGCATTTCATGCAGTAATTTCTAAGAACAGATCCATGCAATTCATAAACAACCTTTGAACCTGCTGCTTGATGAAGCCCATCTATATTTTGAGTAACCACAGCTTTTAGTTTTCCCATTTCTTCTAGTTTAGCTAAAGCTATATGACAGCCATTAGGTTTTGCATCAGGATAAATTAATTTGTCTTTATAGAATCTAAAAAACTCTTCTGGATATTTCACAAAAAACGTATGAGATACTAATTGCTCAGGAGTAAAGTTAATTTTCAGTTTCTCATTCCACAAGCCATTTGAACTTCTAAAATCAGGTATACCAGAGGCTGTGCTTACACCTGCCCCACCAAAGAATACTATATTATTACTGTTTTTAAGTATTTCCGTTAACTTTTTTATTTTAGTATCCACAAAATCATCTCCATATTATATTTCTATAGTTATATTATTACACAGATTAGCATAAAAAGAAATCCAAATACAAAAATTGTAAAAAGCATTCTACATAAATTATAAATATTATCAAAAAACATAAATATAATTTTTTAGCCTGTGTTTTATAGCAAATCGTTAAATTAAAGCCATTTTTTTAAGTATCTCTCAACAAACTATAGTTTTAATTATCAATATATTATTTTCTACTTTCTTTAAGTTGTGTTATTATATAAATTAATGAAACATAACTGTTAATTTAAATTCACTAGTTAATATACTATTTTGTCACAATCAAAACCAATATAATAACTTACATCATTTATATCTGTTTTTTATTATTCTAGAAGAGATATCCTTATTTTTCAGAAAATTTAGACTAAATATTCCTAGTAAGCCACCCACTTTAAAGACTCACTGTATTCACTCAAGAAAAAATGATATTAGTTTAATAAGCAAAACTATAATAATATTACATTTCTCAGCTTTAAATTTAAGAATAAATGTAATTCTTCACTCTTATATAACTACTGTTTACACCTATTCTCTAATTAAAACACTTGTGTCAGTAATTCAAAATTTAAAATAAAATTTAGGAGGAATCCCCTATGCATGTAAAAAAAATTATTTCAATTTTGTCGCTTAGCATACTTCTAACTTCTTGCTTTTATGGTTGTAGTACTAATAATTTAAGTTCAGCAAAAACATCCATATCTTCTACCAAAAAAAGTAATAAAAAGATAGTCGTTCTAGCTGCTGCAAGCCTTACCGAAAGCTTCAATGAAATTGCAACAAACTTCAAAAAGGATACTGGAATTAGTGTATCTTTTGATTATGCTGGAAGTCAACAACTTGAAAGTCTTATTAATCAAGGAACTACTGCTGATGTATTTGCATCTGCTAGTACTAAGAATATGGATAATGTGAAAAATTCAAAACTTGTTTCATCTCCTGCTATATTTGTCAAAAATAAAATTGTAGTATGTGAGAATAAAAATAGTAAAATAAAAATATCAAAATTATCTGATTTAGGACAAAGTGGTTTAAATTTAGTTATTGCAGATAAATCTGTTCCCGTTGGACAATATTTCTATAAAGTTCTTGATAGTAATAACATAACTTCAGAAGAAAAATCCCACATATTAAATAATGTTAAAAGTAATGAACTTAACGTAAAAGATGTTGTTAGCAAAGTATTACTTGGTGAAGCCGATGCTGGTATAGTATATAAAACGGATATAAATAAACAAAACATGTCAAAACTAAACACAATCGATTTAAAAGAGTTTAATAGCATAACAGCAAAGTATCCTATCTCTGTTATAAATTCTTCTAAGGATAAAAGCTCTGCTAAACGTTTTATAAATTACGTTATGTCGAATAAGGGTAGAACAATTTTAAAAAACCATGGCTTTACATTACCATAGCTGTGTAGCATAAAAAGAGACCATGCTTATGAAAAATCAATACTTTGATAGAGATAAATTCTTTATAATTCTTTTTAGCTTGCTTACAACTATATACATAATTATTTTATGCCTTCCTATAGCCTCTATAGTAAGATATTCTGGAATATCAAGTATACTAATAACAATACAAGATTCTGAAAGTTTATCTGCAATAAAACTAAGTTTAGAGACCTCATTAGTATCTTTATTTTTTACCTTTTTTCTTGGTACTCCTACTGCATTTTTTATAACTTTAAGAAAAAAACTATTATTAACAAGATTAATTGACTTAATTATAGAAATTCCAATAACCCTTCCACCCGCTGCTGCTGGAATTGCCCTTCTTTTAGCTTTTGGAAAAAATGGTATATTGGGAGGTTTCTTTTCTAGATATAATATTCAACTTACTTTTACACCTACTGCCGTGGTATTATCTCAATTTTTTGTTTCTTCTATATATTATATCCAAGTTCTCAAGACTTCTCTTGAAACAGTACCTATTGAAATCTTTGAAGCCTCTTATGTATTAGGATGTGGAAAAGTTGAAACTGCTATTAGAGTTATTATACCAATGCTAAAAAAATCAGTAATTTCAGGGTTAATCTTAACTTGGATTAGATCAATGGGGGAATTTGGTGCAACAATTGTGTTCGCTGGAAATGTGATGAATAAAACCACCACTATGCCTCTTCTTATTTATACCTTTATGCAAACAAATATAGCTAAATCAGCAGCTTTTTCTTTAGTTCTTTACATTATTTCATTTATAATTCTATTTTTAATAAAAACATGGTGTGCCAGGGACGACTAACTTTTTTCAAAATTATAGTTAAATATAAAAATACCAGAGTTTCTAATAAATATTAAAACATTATATTATTAGAAAACCCCTGGTATTCATATATTTAAATAACGTAAACTAAAATTATTTATCTTAAAGCATAATTTCTTATTAATAATTATTTAATTTCTACTTTATATTTATTCTTTAATTGATCAATATACCAACTATATTTCATACTTTGTCTTTCTTGAATTAATCTATTTTTAATAGCATCCTTTACACTAACAAAATCTCTTTGAGTTGGCTCAATTTTTCCTTCAACTTTAATTAAGTGATATCCAAATTGTGTTTTAACTGGTGCTCCAACTTCTCCTATTTCTTGAGAGAAGGCTGCTTGCTCAAATTCTGGCACCATTTGGCCTTTTGTAAATGCACCCAAATCTCCACCTCTCTCTTTTGATGGACAGCTTGAGTATTCTACTGCTGCTTCTTCAAATGTTTTTCCTTCTTTTATTTCTTCTCTTATTTTTAAAGCTTCTTCTTCTGTTTGAACTAATATATGTTTAGCTGCAACTTTTTCAGGATCCTTAAACATTTCTTTATTAGCTTCATAATACTTTTCTACTTCTGAATCTGCTACTACAATATCCTTGAAAACATTATCAAGAGATGCATGTGTCAAAATTTGCTTCTTAGCATTTTCAATTTGAATTTTTACCGCCTCTTCATCTTCAATCCCTGAATCCTTTGCATCATTATAAACAAGTTCAAAAGAAACTATTTCATCTAATAGTCTTTTTCTTCCTTCTGGATTTAAAAATTGTCTTTTTCTGTCCTCAGGAAAAGTATTTATAGTTGCATTTAAATCATTTTCTGTTATTTCTTGGCCATTAACAACGGCTAATACCTTATTTTCCATTTAAATTCTCCTTTTATAAAAAATTATCTACTTATAATTTTAATAATAACACTAAAAGTAACTTTTATCCACACAATAATGTATATTAAATTTTTTTACTTACTTTTTTCATTTATTCTCCCTTATCTTATCAATTTTATATTTATCACAATAAAAATGTACAGCATTCTTATTACACTTATTCTTTAAATATTTTAAAAAATACAGAATATTGAACTCTTTATACAATATAGTATATAATAAAAATAGTTTACTAAAAACTATACAATATTTTTGTAATAATAAATAATAAGGGTGGTTAACATGAAAATTGTAGTAACAAAGTTTGGGGGCAGTTCTCTTGCCGATTCAAATCAATTTAAGAAAGTAAAAGGAATAATTGATGCAGATCCAAATCGCAAATATATAATTCCTTCTGCTCCAGGAAAGAGAACTAATAAAGACTACAAGATAACAGATTTACTTTATTTATGTAATGCTCATGTTAAAAATGGAATACCATTTGATGATGTATTCAAACTAATTTCTCAGCGATATAAGGAAATAGTAACTGAGCTAAACATCGATATCGACATTGATTATTATCTTGAAAAAGTAAAAAAAACTATCGAGGGAGGAGCTTCAAGCGATTACGCTGCTAGTAGAGGTGAATATCTCAATGGCGTAATATTAGCTAAATATTTAGGTGCAGAGTTCATTGATGCTTCAGAAATTATATTCTTTGACAAATCTGGATCTTTTGATGAGAAAAAAAGTTATGAAAAAATAAAAGAAAAAATCTTATCATACGATAGAGCTGTTATACCAGGTTTCTATGGCTCTTCCTACGATGGAGAAGTTAAAACTTTTTCAAGAGGTGGATCTGATGTCACAGGTTCTATAATTTCAGCTGGAGTAAATGCTGATCTATATGAAAATTGGACTGATGTGTCTGGTTTTTTAATGGCCGATCCACGAATAGTGGAAAATCCAAAAACAATATCAAAAATATCTTACAAAGAACTTAGAGAATTATCCTACATGGGGGCTACTGTACTTCACGAAGAAGCAATTTTTCCAGTAAAAGATTCAGGTATACCAATAAACATCAAAAATACAAACAAGCCTTCTGATCCTGGAACGCTTATATTAAGCGACACACATAAAGAAATTAGCTTAGGTACAATAACAGGTATAGCAGGTAAGAAAAACTTTACAGTTATAGCGATAGAAAAAGCTCTTTTAAATAGTGAAATAGGTTTCTGTAGAAAAATACTATCAATCCTTGAAATGTACGGAGTATCCTTTGAGCATATGCCTTCTGGTGTTGATTCCGTTTCACTTGTTATAGAAGACTGCATGCTTGATGGAAAATGCGATAAGATAATAGATGAAATAAAAAAACAGTGTAATCCTGATTCAATAGAAGTTCACCCTAACATGGCATTAGTTGCTACTGTTGGTACTGGCATGGCAAAAATCAAAGGTATTGCTGCAAAAATATTTGCTGCTCTTTCAAGAGACGATGTAAACATAAGAATGATTGATCAAGGATCTAGTGAAATAAACGTAATTGTTGGAGTTGAAACAGCCGATTTTGAGAAAGCTGTTAGATCAATATATACTACTTTCAATTAATACTATTATTAAAAAAGAGAAATGATACTACTAATATCATTTCTCTTTCTTTATTTAGTTTTTATTTTTTTCTGGAACATTTTCCTCAATACATTTTATTACTATAGAATTCTCCTCTATTAACTTTACAACTTCATCTACTCTACTGTCATCTTCACTATAAATTATTTTTATATCAGGTCTTAGTGGCAAATCTTCATTTATTTTTATTACTACTGCTATATCATCATTACTCAATCTTACAATACTACCTTCTGGATATGGTATTACTGATTTTGAAAAAGCTTGAACCACTTTATAATCAAATTTCGTTCCACTATTGGCCATAATATATTCCAATGCCTCATTTGCTTGTATTGCCCTTCTGTAAACTCTATCAGAGGTCATAGCATCATAAACATCAGCCACAGCTACAATTCTTGAAAGAATACTGATTTTATCTCCTAACCTTCCTTCTGGATACCCCTGTCCACCTAATCTCTCATGGTGTTGAAGTGAAATTATTCTTGCTGGTACAGATATTTCATAAAAACCTTTAAGATAATCATATCCCTTTACTGTATGCTCTTTCATTATTTTAAATTCATCTTCAGTTAATGGACCTTTTTTATTTAAAATCTCATTTGGTATAAACATCTTCCCTACATCATGCAAAAGAGCACCTATACATAAATCAAATAATTCATACTTATGGAATTTAAGTTTGATCCCTATTATAAGAGCTATTACAGCAACATTTACAGAATGCTGATACGTGTAATCATCAAAACTTTTTATATCTACTAGTCCTATCATAACATTCTTCTGGGATAAAATCTCTTCAATAATTTCTGTTGCTATATAATATATTGATTTGAAATCCTCTTCACTTTCTTTATAGAGATTTCTTCCCGTA
The Clostridium felsineum DSM 794 DNA segment above includes these coding regions:
- a CDS encoding sensor histidine kinase; amino-acid sequence: MRRKSSSYIKITSLFTKSIVLILVIIFIVDMLTMIRLTEYRPTLTQDPAQFTNDIGKYIKVKDAKPYIDERGKNILKEQNAWIQIVDNKLEEEYSYKKPKNVPIKYSPIEFVHVYKYDTVNSTLFIGEKSFEGQNKFSYFIGFPINKIAKYNLEYNPHNLKEIIGGGILIILAINLIIILIFGYVYFARKIGKPLEKVLIYIEKLSSGNYKINEKEKGIYKYVFKNLNVLSKVLMDNRDRKKKIDQLRDQWISSISHDMKTPLSSIKGFSEILKDDDYEFAKDEIIDYAGIIYDKALYMEELINDLNFSYKLRNNCITINKKKVYFSKWLNNIIYTLHSSPEFKDRNVKISNIDENIVINIDELMMKRAFVNIITNFLMYNDNNSIIEIFVEKSEEFIKVGIKDNGKGIPEKDIDHIFERYYRGTNTTSNSKGSGLGMAIANDIIKLHDGVCNVKSKEGEGTEFTVFLKEN
- a CDS encoding response regulator transcription factor — protein: MKNIMDSKILLIDDEESILKLLETVLKKEGFNNVITSVTGSDGVKKCKDNAPEIIILDIMLPDIDGFEVFRQIRNFDAVPIMFLSAKSEDTDKIIGLGLGADDYITKPFSPKEVALRVKAHLKRIEMVRKSLINREDIIKTDDFTIDFEKGEIIKNGESVLLRAKELLLLKYLVKNKNIILSKEKIVNEVWQDDYVGYDNTIMVHIRKLRQKLEDDPSNPKYILTVKGLGYKMKF
- a CDS encoding ABC transporter ATP-binding protein, coding for MKNYVVEVNNLSKTYRGFNTVNNINLNIKEGRIYGFLGPNGAGKSTTIRMILGLIKSSSGSIKVFGKNLKESRSEILKNVGALVESPSYYGHLNAYENLKIWATIKNVDKNSINDVLRLVNLYEHRKKKVSKFSLGMKQRLGIAQALIGDPELIILDEPTNGLDPMGIKEIRNLIVDLAKKHNKTIIISSHILSEMELMVDDVGIINKGNLLYEGSLVNLKSKYSSDMKLEDIFLELVGGN
- a CDS encoding ABC transporter permease, with protein sequence MESFVCLKLEFMKFRKSFIKFLFIFPAVLSAAMLTIGLYFRKNSFISYGGLKDSFSGVLLANNSILAWNIILLLFVIAMSISLFYIETANDSLTSICSSNLKRGSIYLGKWMFLFISTILMISIGIFILIIDAKIFGIPIVLDNGVIMKYICFELFFSLGLVSFQLFLISILKDITTSTIVSLLAAVGFNAVHIGKGIVPYIPYLYYSNSTPFSDTNILRQSLITSLIYFVVFLVIGVVTFNFKDIRE
- a CDS encoding ABC transporter permease — its product is MCKLVKCELLKLKSMLGVILAFLFPLILVAMGLLNVYNGTVKLSGVNEMWNAIYVQSSSLYGGILFPVFLSALISLQWRVEFKNNSINNLLITDKSHKDIYLSKLFTTFIIATVNILLYIIIIFVSVKVLLPKESVKAFIFYAPVVGLLFSLPLICLQHLLSMNFKNFALPLIVGIVLSFPNFVISCYGFSKFIPYSYICKGMFFNVKNSLNVKCEAYIFIITALLFILLIFAGTKLFKNKEFH
- a CDS encoding Y-family DNA polymerase; this encodes MSKVIFHVDVNSAFLSWTAVEKIKNGEKVDIRKVPSVIGGDEKSRHGVVLAKSTPAKKYGIVTGESLYQARKKCPNILVFPPRFEIYRRSSENMMNLIKRFTPHIEKYSIDECFMDVTNDLRGMEDVEFANIVRERIKNELGFTVNVGVSTNRLLAKMASELNKPDKVNTLYDYEIKKKMWPLPVGELFMVGKSMKKKLNELHIKTIGELAAYDANILKAKFKSHGKIVWEYANGIDNSDISRYRDEIKCISNETTLSNDLTKIEEIHNILISLCENLGKRLREQNKYCTSIAVSIRTSDFRNYSHQKTFKNSINSTKDIILYASKIFSEMWGKEPIRLLGVQLSGLCSSSNIQISMFDEEINPKNEMLDKTLDAIRKKYGDNAVMRSVLMPKDK
- a CDS encoding NAD-dependent protein deacylase produces the protein MDTKIKKLTEILKNSNNIVFFGGAGVSTASGIPDFRSSNGLWNEKLKINFTPEQLVSHTFFVKYPEEFFRFYKDKLIYPDAKPNGCHIALAKLEEMGKLKAVVTQNIDGLHQAAGSKVVYELHGSVLRNYCMKCNAFYNEKFILQSEGVPTCPKCGGKVKPDVVLYEEGLDNNIINGAVNAISNADTLIIGGTSLVVYPAAGLINYFKGKNLVLINKSTTSADNKANLIISDDIAKVLSEAVSEL
- the modA gene encoding molybdate ABC transporter substrate-binding protein; this translates as MHVKKIISILSLSILLTSCFYGCSTNNLSSAKTSISSTKKSNKKIVVLAAASLTESFNEIATNFKKDTGISVSFDYAGSQQLESLINQGTTADVFASASTKNMDNVKNSKLVSSPAIFVKNKIVVCENKNSKIKISKLSDLGQSGLNLVIADKSVPVGQYFYKVLDSNNITSEEKSHILNNVKSNELNVKDVVSKVLLGEADAGIVYKTDINKQNMSKLNTIDLKEFNSITAKYPISVINSSKDKSSAKRFINYVMSNKGRTILKNHGFTLP
- a CDS encoding ABC transporter permease yields the protein MKNQYFDRDKFFIILFSLLTTIYIIILCLPIASIVRYSGISSILITIQDSESLSAIKLSLETSLVSLFFTFFLGTPTAFFITLRKKLLLTRLIDLIIEIPITLPPAAAGIALLLAFGKNGILGGFFSRYNIQLTFTPTAVVLSQFFVSSIYYIQVLKTSLETVPIEIFEASYVLGCGKVETAIRVIIPMLKKSVISGLILTWIRSMGEFGATIVFAGNVMNKTTTMPLLIYTFMQTNIAKSAAFSLVLYIISFIILFLIKTWCARDD